From Nitratidesulfovibrio vulgaris str. Hildenborough, a single genomic window includes:
- the ileS gene encoding isoleucine--tRNA ligase, with product MSDYKKTLQLPETKFPMKANLTQREPEMLRKWEKDDAYGAMVRASGQQGTYVLHDGPPYANGNIHMGHALNKILKDIIVKSRNLQGFKAEYVPGWDCHGLPIELKVEHELGEKKRTMPAHAVRKRCRQYAEKYLDIQRKEFKRLGVFGAWDKPYVTMHPSYEAATARELGNFAAKGGLVRSKKPIYWCCSCQTALAEAEVEYHDHTSPSVHVRFPLRDPRVAEVLPGVDPAHAYIVIWTTTPWTLPDNMAVAVHPDFDYVVVRHGGDFHIVAEGLLEACLKAFKWDEHEVVARIGGRALEGLKATHPFYDRPSPIVLADYVTLESGTGCVHTAPGHGREDYETGLRYGLDIYSPLTDEGRYLDCVEFFAGMTIFEANPKVIEKLREVGNLLAEGRITHSYPHCWRCKKPVIFRATTQWFIAMERNDLRQKALDAIRDDVRWIPSWGQERIHNMIEFRPDWCISRQRMWGVPIVALLCEDCGEAWNDADWMRDIAERFAKHATGCDYWYETDLSDIVPAGLRCPKCGGDHWKKETDILDVWFDSGTSFAAVVEQREECGFPADLYLEGSDQHRGWFHSSLLASIGTRGVPPYRSVLTHGYVVDGDGRKMSKSVGNVVAPQEIIDKHGAEVLRLWVASVDYREDIRISEEILNRLVDAYRRIRNTCRYLLGNISDLTPETMVPFEAMDPLDRFALDLASRAHERIQDAYTEYEFHKVFHTLHNLCVTDLSAFYLDILKDRLYSSAADSHARRSAQTALYRILMLMVRDMAPVLSFTAEEVFGYVPAALRPDVISVFALPATDAPAFTLDTTSRAAWEKLLAVRSETTKAIEPLRKSGEVGHSLDTHVTLFADPSLKATLEGLGSDLRAMFIVSRLEVMDLADAPADAWTSEELPELKVTVRKAEGEKCERCWIISADLGTDAAHPTLCPRCTAVLTGTGA from the coding sequence ATGAGCGATTACAAGAAGACGCTGCAACTGCCCGAAACCAAGTTCCCCATGAAGGCGAACCTGACCCAGCGCGAGCCGGAAATGCTGCGCAAATGGGAAAAGGACGACGCCTACGGAGCCATGGTCCGGGCATCGGGACAGCAGGGCACCTATGTGCTCCACGACGGTCCTCCCTACGCCAACGGCAACATCCACATGGGCCATGCGCTCAACAAGATCCTGAAGGACATCATCGTCAAGTCGCGCAACCTTCAGGGCTTCAAGGCCGAATACGTCCCCGGCTGGGACTGTCACGGCCTGCCCATCGAACTCAAGGTCGAACACGAACTGGGCGAGAAGAAGCGCACCATGCCCGCCCATGCCGTACGCAAGCGCTGCCGCCAGTACGCCGAAAAGTATCTCGACATCCAGCGCAAGGAATTCAAGCGCCTCGGCGTCTTCGGCGCATGGGACAAGCCATACGTCACCATGCACCCTTCCTATGAAGCGGCCACGGCACGCGAGCTTGGCAACTTCGCAGCCAAGGGCGGACTCGTCCGCAGCAAGAAGCCCATCTACTGGTGCTGTTCCTGCCAGACCGCCCTCGCCGAAGCCGAGGTCGAGTATCACGACCACACATCGCCCTCGGTGCACGTGCGCTTCCCGCTGCGTGACCCGCGCGTGGCCGAAGTGCTGCCCGGCGTCGACCCTGCCCACGCCTACATCGTCATCTGGACGACGACGCCGTGGACCCTGCCTGACAACATGGCTGTGGCCGTCCATCCCGATTTCGACTACGTGGTCGTCCGCCATGGAGGCGACTTCCACATCGTCGCCGAAGGACTGCTTGAAGCCTGCCTCAAGGCGTTCAAGTGGGACGAACACGAGGTGGTCGCCCGCATCGGCGGTCGCGCACTCGAAGGACTCAAGGCGACCCACCCCTTCTACGACCGCCCCTCGCCCATCGTACTTGCCGACTACGTGACCCTCGAATCCGGTACCGGCTGCGTTCACACGGCCCCCGGGCACGGTCGCGAAGACTATGAGACGGGCCTGCGCTACGGCCTCGACATCTATTCTCCTCTCACCGATGAAGGGCGCTACCTCGACTGCGTGGAATTCTTCGCGGGCATGACCATCTTCGAGGCCAACCCCAAGGTCATCGAGAAGCTGCGCGAAGTGGGCAACCTGCTGGCCGAAGGCCGCATCACCCACTCCTACCCGCACTGCTGGCGCTGCAAGAAGCCCGTCATCTTCAGGGCCACCACCCAGTGGTTCATCGCCATGGAACGCAACGACCTGCGCCAGAAGGCACTCGACGCCATCCGCGACGACGTGCGCTGGATTCCCTCATGGGGGCAGGAACGCATCCATAACATGATCGAATTCCGCCCCGACTGGTGCATCTCGCGTCAGCGCATGTGGGGTGTGCCCATCGTTGCCCTTCTCTGCGAAGATTGCGGCGAGGCGTGGAACGACGCCGACTGGATGCGCGACATCGCAGAGCGCTTCGCCAAGCACGCCACAGGGTGCGACTACTGGTACGAGACGGACCTCTCCGACATCGTTCCCGCCGGTCTGCGCTGCCCAAAGTGTGGCGGCGACCACTGGAAGAAGGAGACGGACATCCTCGACGTATGGTTCGACTCGGGCACCAGCTTCGCCGCCGTGGTCGAGCAGCGCGAAGAGTGCGGCTTCCCGGCCGACCTCTACCTTGAAGGCTCCGACCAGCATCGCGGCTGGTTCCACAGCTCGCTGCTCGCCTCCATCGGCACCCGTGGCGTTCCGCCCTACCGTTCTGTCCTGACCCATGGCTACGTGGTGGACGGCGACGGTCGCAAGATGTCCAAATCGGTCGGCAACGTGGTCGCACCGCAGGAGATCATCGACAAGCACGGCGCCGAAGTGCTGCGCCTGTGGGTGGCATCCGTCGACTACCGCGAAGACATCCGCATCTCCGAGGAGATCCTCAACCGGCTCGTGGACGCCTACCGCCGCATCCGTAACACCTGCCGTTACCTGCTCGGCAACATCAGCGACCTCACGCCCGAGACCATGGTCCCCTTCGAAGCGATGGACCCGCTCGACCGCTTCGCCCTCGACCTCGCCTCAAGGGCCCACGAGCGCATTCAGGACGCCTACACGGAATACGAGTTCCACAAGGTTTTCCACACGCTGCACAACCTCTGCGTGACGGACCTCAGCGCCTTCTATCTCGACATCCTCAAGGACCGTCTCTACTCCTCCGCTGCCGACAGCCACGCGCGGCGCTCGGCCCAGACGGCCCTGTACCGCATCCTCATGCTGATGGTCCGCGACATGGCACCGGTGTTGAGCTTCACCGCAGAAGAGGTGTTCGGCTACGTGCCTGCCGCCCTGCGCCCTGATGTCATCAGCGTCTTCGCGCTGCCCGCAACCGATGCCCCGGCCTTCACCCTCGATACGACCTCCCGTGCTGCGTGGGAAAAACTGCTGGCCGTACGTTCCGAAACGACCAAGGCCATCGAACCGCTACGCAAGTCGGGCGAGGTGGGACATTCTCTCGACACCCATGTGACCCTCTTCGCCGACCCGTCGCTCAAGGCGACGCTGGAAGGCCTCGGTAGCGACCTGCGCGCCATGTTCATCGTGTCGCGCCTCGAAGTCATGGACCTCGCCGATGCCCCTGCCGATGCGTGGACATCCGAGGAACTGCCCGAACTCAAGGTCACCGTCCGCAAGGCCGAAGGCGAGAAGTGCGAACGGTGCTGGATCATCAGTGCCGACCTCGGCACCGATGCCGCGCACCCCACACTGTGCCCCCGCTGTACCGCAGTGCTCACAGGCACCGGGGCCTAA
- the lspA gene encoding signal peptidase II yields MLSLKYRIVLGLAAVVMLIDQGTKWLVEATIPFHGTVPVIHGVFDLVNIRNRGAAFGFLNRSDIEWQFWLFLVATVLAVWAILSLTRASKNEPVLYTAFGLIMGGALGNLVDRIRYRAVVDFLDFYWGEWHWPAFNVADIAICIGAFLAFVAMYRQPSPERGNKE; encoded by the coding sequence ATGCTGTCCCTCAAATACCGTATAGTTCTCGGGCTTGCAGCCGTGGTCATGCTCATCGATCAAGGCACGAAGTGGCTCGTCGAGGCGACCATCCCCTTCCACGGCACCGTGCCCGTCATCCACGGAGTCTTCGACCTCGTGAACATACGCAACCGGGGCGCGGCCTTCGGTTTTCTCAACCGTTCCGACATCGAGTGGCAGTTCTGGCTTTTTCTGGTTGCGACCGTTCTTGCCGTATGGGCCATTCTGTCGCTCACGCGCGCCTCGAAGAACGAGCCGGTGCTCTACACCGCCTTCGGCCTCATCATGGGCGGCGCACTTGGCAACCTCGTCGACCGCATCCGCTATCGCGCCGTGGTCGACTTTCTTGATTTCTACTGGGGCGAATGGCACTGGCCAGCCTTTAACGTGGCGGATATCGCCATCTGCATCGGGGCCTTTCTCGCCTTTGTCGCCATGTACAGGCAGCCCTCCCCGGAGCGGGGAAACAAGGAGTAA
- a CDS encoding PLD nuclease N-terminal domain-containing protein encodes MDPVYLPLLALPILPNLWCIWHAYRSEFDNPATKVLWMAAGVFLPVIGGLMYLIFGMRRARKNVA; translated from the coding sequence ATGGATCCCGTCTATCTGCCCCTTCTGGCACTCCCCATCTTGCCCAACCTGTGGTGCATCTGGCATGCATACAGGAGCGAGTTCGACAATCCCGCCACCAAAGTGCTGTGGATGGCCGCCGGGGTCTTCCTTCCCGTCATCGGCGGTCTCATGTATCTCATCTTCGGAATGCGCCGCGCCCGCAAGAACGTGGCCTGA
- the ybgF gene encoding tol-pal system protein YbgF, protein MKKHLATGIILPVCAVTALTACVRQGDFDALQSRVLRQEQQQQQLNMQLSGVQPAQADTWSQVQSMRQELATMRGQIDDMRYKLDSFGKSGDVAAMRDQLSKHDAALRQIASQFDVELKLDQPQADAAGALAPSTEPGHDGASRFVVAAETKTSGPVTVPPTQSGTLAVSNGTPAQQPAAAKPAAPAADTATALYDTGISSFNSRNYKDALKSFKDFTDTFPNHKLTSNAWFWQGETNFQMNNFPAAALAYEQVISKFPKSSKLPSALLKQGICFYKTGKKDAGKIRLEELIKKHPDSPEAKRAQQYIKDNK, encoded by the coding sequence ATGAAGAAGCATCTCGCCACCGGAATCATCCTGCCCGTCTGCGCCGTCACCGCCCTGACCGCCTGCGTTCGGCAAGGCGACTTCGACGCGCTTCAGTCCCGCGTGCTCCGTCAGGAACAGCAGCAGCAACAGCTGAACATGCAGCTTTCCGGAGTACAGCCGGCACAGGCAGATACGTGGTCGCAGGTACAGTCCATGCGGCAGGAACTCGCCACCATGCGAGGTCAGATCGACGACATGCGCTACAAGCTCGACTCGTTCGGCAAGAGCGGTGACGTAGCAGCCATGCGCGACCAGCTGTCGAAGCATGATGCGGCATTGCGCCAGATAGCCTCACAGTTCGATGTGGAGCTCAAGCTCGACCAGCCGCAGGCGGACGCCGCCGGTGCGCTCGCCCCGAGTACCGAACCCGGTCATGACGGCGCCTCGCGCTTCGTGGTCGCTGCCGAAACGAAGACGAGCGGCCCGGTCACCGTACCGCCCACGCAGAGCGGCACCCTCGCCGTCTCCAACGGCACGCCCGCCCAGCAGCCTGCTGCCGCGAAACCTGCCGCCCCTGCTGCGGATACGGCGACGGCGCTCTATGACACCGGCATCAGCTCCTTCAACAGCCGCAACTACAAGGACGCCCTGAAGTCGTTCAAGGATTTCACAGACACCTTCCCGAACCACAAGCTCACATCCAACGCGTGGTTCTGGCAGGGTGAGACGAACTTCCAGATGAACAACTTCCCTGCCGCCGCCCTCGCCTACGAGCAGGTCATCTCCAAGTTCCCCAAGAGCAGCAAGCTTCCGTCCGCACTTCTCAAGCAGGGCATCTGCTTCTACAAGACGGGCAAGAAGGATGCCGGCAAAATCCGGCTCGAAGAACTCATCAAGAAGCATCCCGATTCGCCCGAAGCGAAGCGCGCACAGCAGTACATCAAGGATAACAAGTAA
- a CDS encoding NIL domain-containing protein: MSAQPQKPYRKNVHLTFPPEISGNPLVCNLTRLFDLTFNILKAQITPRKEGYLTLELMGDEANCTKAMEYLREHDVVVTPVAQRISRDEEGCMHCGMCTAICPTSALRMNLENRTVTFELDRCTACGLCTRVCPVAAMHVELENGHY; encoded by the coding sequence ATGAGCGCACAGCCACAAAAGCCGTACAGGAAGAACGTACACCTCACGTTCCCGCCCGAGATCTCGGGCAACCCTCTTGTCTGCAACCTTACGCGGCTCTTCGATCTGACCTTCAACATCCTGAAGGCCCAGATCACTCCTCGCAAGGAAGGCTATCTCACCCTTGAACTCATGGGAGACGAAGCCAACTGCACCAAGGCGATGGAGTATCTGCGCGAGCACGACGTCGTTGTCACGCCCGTGGCCCAGCGCATCTCACGCGATGAGGAAGGCTGTATGCACTGCGGCATGTGCACCGCCATCTGCCCCACCAGCGCACTGCGCATGAACCTCGAGAACCGTACGGTCACCTTCGAACTTGACCGGTGCACCGCATGTGGCCTTTGCACCAGGGTCTGTCCTGTCGCAGCCATGCACGTGGAACTCGAGAACGGACACTACTAG
- a CDS encoding adenylate kinase has protein sequence MNILIFGPNGSGKGTQGALVKKKYDLAHIESGAIFREHIGGGTELGKQAKAFIERGDLVPDDITIPMVLETLKSKGANGWLLDGFPRNMVQAQKLWDALQAEGMKLDYVIEILLPREVAKNRIMGRRLCKNDNNHPNNIFIDAIKPNGDVCRVCGGELSARSDDQDEGAIGKRHDIYYNTVDGTLAAAYFYKDLAAKGMTKYIELDGEGAIDAIKDKLLAQLS, from the coding sequence GTGAACATACTCATCTTCGGACCCAACGGCAGCGGTAAGGGCACGCAGGGCGCGCTCGTGAAGAAGAAGTACGACCTCGCCCACATCGAGTCCGGCGCCATCTTCCGCGAACACATCGGCGGCGGCACCGAACTCGGCAAGCAGGCCAAGGCCTTCATCGAACGTGGCGACCTGGTGCCTGACGACATCACCATCCCCATGGTGCTCGAGACCCTGAAGAGCAAGGGTGCCAACGGCTGGCTGCTCGACGGTTTCCCGCGCAACATGGTTCAGGCCCAGAAGCTGTGGGACGCCCTTCAGGCCGAAGGCATGAAGCTCGACTACGTCATCGAGATCCTCCTTCCCCGTGAAGTCGCCAAGAACCGCATCATGGGTCGTCGTCTCTGCAAGAACGACAACAACCACCCCAACAACATCTTCATCGACGCCATCAAGCCCAATGGCGACGTGTGCCGCGTGTGTGGCGGCGAGCTTTCCGCCCGTTCTGACGACCAGGACGAAGGCGCCATCGGCAAGCGCCACGACATCTACTACAACACCGTCGACGGCACCCTCGCTGCCGCCTACTTCTACAAGGACCTGGCTGCCAAGGGCATGACCAAGTACATCGAACTCGACGGCGAAGGCGCCATCGATGCCATCAAGGACAAGCTCCTCGCACAGCTTTCCTAG
- a CDS encoding type 1 glutamine amidotransferase domain-containing protein: MQRLAGKRVLMFVDDIYEDLELWYPRLRLEEEGATVVVAGPEKGRSYAGKHSYPCVADAAIADMNAADFDLLVIPGGFAPDKLRRDPKVLELTRQMHHAGKIVAHICHAGWIPISAGIMRGYRCTSTPGIKDDLINAGALWENSEVVVDRNQISSRKPGDLPAFCRAIIEHAV, translated from the coding sequence ATGCAGCGTCTCGCAGGTAAGCGTGTGCTCATGTTTGTTGACGACATCTATGAAGACCTTGAACTCTGGTATCCCCGGCTGCGCCTTGAAGAGGAAGGTGCCACTGTGGTGGTCGCCGGGCCTGAAAAGGGGCGTAGTTACGCCGGAAAGCACAGCTACCCGTGTGTGGCTGATGCCGCCATCGCTGACATGAATGCTGCGGATTTCGACCTGCTCGTGATTCCCGGCGGCTTTGCCCCTGACAAGCTGCGCCGTGACCCCAAGGTGCTTGAACTCACCCGGCAGATGCATCATGCGGGCAAGATTGTCGCCCACATATGCCACGCGGGGTGGATTCCCATCTCGGCAGGCATCATGCGCGGCTACCGTTGCACGTCGACCCCCGGCATCAAGGACGACCTCATCAATGCCGGAGCATTATGGGAGAACAGCGAAGTCGTGGTCGACCGTAACCAGATTTCCAGCCGCAAGCCGGGAGACCTGCCTGCATTCTGCCGTGCCATCATCGAGCACGCCGTGTAG
- the phnE gene encoding phosphonate ABC transporter, permease protein PhnE, whose protein sequence is MSDAVKREWIRFTPAERFARFTIFLGCAIALAWSFRTVEIIPEFLMDAPTQMADLFRRMWPINYGYYPEGVHAVLIETLNIATLGTLLTLLMAVPVGIMAARNVCRVPLLNLVATFILVSTRTVNSLVWALLFVAIFGPGTLAGTITIAVRSIGFVGKLFGEALEEASQGPVEALRAAGAPWLSVFLKGYWPQVSPAFWGISLFRWDINVRESSVIGLVGAGGIGMALDESLNLFHWDRVALILLCIFAVVIAAEILVTQIRKRII, encoded by the coding sequence ATGAGTGATGCGGTCAAACGTGAATGGATTCGCTTCACCCCGGCAGAGCGGTTTGCACGGTTCACCATTTTTCTGGGATGCGCCATCGCCCTTGCGTGGTCGTTCCGGACGGTGGAGATCATCCCCGAGTTCCTCATGGATGCTCCCACGCAAATGGCCGACCTGTTCCGGCGTATGTGGCCCATCAACTACGGCTACTACCCCGAAGGCGTCCATGCGGTTCTCATCGAAACGCTGAACATCGCCACACTGGGGACGCTGCTCACGCTGCTGATGGCTGTGCCAGTGGGTATCATGGCTGCCCGTAACGTGTGCCGGGTGCCTTTGCTCAACCTCGTCGCCACGTTCATCCTCGTCTCCACGCGTACGGTCAACTCGCTGGTGTGGGCGCTGCTGTTCGTGGCTATTTTCGGTCCCGGAACGCTTGCGGGTACGATAACCATCGCCGTGCGTTCCATCGGCTTCGTCGGCAAGTTGTTCGGTGAGGCACTGGAGGAGGCGAGTCAGGGCCCTGTAGAGGCCTTGCGTGCAGCCGGGGCCCCATGGTTGAGTGTGTTCCTCAAGGGCTACTGGCCGCAGGTCTCGCCCGCATTCTGGGGTATCTCGCTCTTCAGGTGGGACATCAACGTCCGTGAATCCTCGGTCATCGGCCTTGTCGGGGCTGGTGGCATAGGCATGGCGCTTGACGAATCGCTCAACCTGTTCCATTGGGATCGTGTCGCGCTGATTCTGCTGTGCATATTCGCGGTGGTCATCGCTGCCGAGATTCTTGTGACGCAGATACGAAAGCGCATCATCTGA
- the phnE gene encoding phosphonate ABC transporter, permease protein PhnE has translation MAAMSASAIKRPSPFEVNWWARAGYLLVALYCVYAVNALDISFDRIIIGLDNGAKFLGSMFPPVFKRWALLIDNLIETVQIAIISSAFGVAISLPVGLCAARNLMPDWLTWPSRAFIAVCRSFHPVIFAILFVKAVGFGPLAGILTLIFASIGFVAKLFAEAIEEISLKPVEAMRAAGAPFMSVLVYSVLPQVLNRFIGFATYQTDANLRNSTMIGIVGAGGIGGTLAAAFQRFDYGFVCAILISIIALIMVSELLAQRVKGVFR, from the coding sequence ATGGCTGCAATGAGTGCCTCGGCCATCAAACGACCCTCACCCTTCGAGGTGAACTGGTGGGCGCGGGCAGGCTACCTGCTGGTGGCCCTCTACTGCGTCTATGCCGTCAACGCCCTCGACATCTCGTTCGATCGTATCATCATCGGTCTCGACAACGGGGCGAAGTTCCTCGGCAGCATGTTCCCACCGGTGTTCAAGCGGTGGGCATTGCTGATAGACAACCTCATCGAGACGGTGCAGATAGCCATCATTTCATCGGCCTTCGGTGTGGCCATCTCGTTGCCCGTCGGCCTGTGCGCCGCGCGCAACCTCATGCCCGACTGGCTCACATGGCCCAGCCGTGCGTTCATCGCCGTGTGCCGCTCGTTCCATCCGGTCATCTTCGCCATTCTCTTCGTGAAGGCTGTCGGGTTCGGGCCTCTTGCCGGCATTCTCACACTCATCTTCGCTTCCATCGGCTTCGTCGCCAAGCTGTTCGCGGAAGCTATCGAAGAGATTTCGCTCAAGCCGGTCGAGGCGATGCGCGCCGCCGGTGCTCCGTTCATGTCTGTGCTGGTCTATTCGGTGCTGCCGCAGGTGCTCAACCGCTTCATCGGGTTCGCCACCTACCAGACCGACGCCAACCTTCGTAACTCGACGATGATCGGCATCGTCGGTGCCGGTGGCATCGGCGGTACGCTGGCAGCCGCCTTCCAGCGTTTCGACTACGGTTTCGTTTGTGCCATCCTCATCTCGATCATCGCGCTCATCATGGTTTCAGAGTTGCTTGCCCAGCGCGTTAAGGGGGTCTTCCGATGA
- the phnC gene encoding phosphonate ABC transporter ATP-binding protein: MSHASDPKKAGAHGDKSLVVEHLRKEYVRGKAVLKDISFTVSGQSTTAIIGPSGTGKSTLLRCINRLIEPTAGRILVSGEDVCALKGTALREARRRIGMVFQEYNLVERLSVMENVLCGRLGYISPWRAWLRKFPQEDIDRAFDLLDMVGLADFARARADELSGGQRQRVGIARAVMQEPHILLADEPTSSLDPKTSVEIMELLRAVAEKRDIPVLVNIHDVTLGRRFSDRVIGMCKGEVLFDDVPSALQDDHLKQIYGGEEWLQ; the protein is encoded by the coding sequence GTGTCCCACGCATCCGATCCCAAGAAAGCAGGTGCCCACGGCGACAAGTCGCTCGTGGTGGAGCACCTCAGAAAAGAGTATGTTCGCGGCAAGGCCGTGCTCAAGGATATCAGCTTTACCGTGAGCGGGCAGAGCACCACCGCCATCATCGGCCCTTCGGGTACCGGCAAGAGTACGTTGCTGCGCTGCATCAACAGACTCATCGAGCCTACGGCCGGACGCATCCTCGTCAGCGGGGAGGATGTATGTGCCCTGAAGGGGACGGCCCTGCGCGAGGCCCGTCGTCGTATCGGCATGGTCTTTCAGGAATACAACCTCGTTGAGCGCCTCTCTGTCATGGAGAACGTCCTGTGTGGACGCCTCGGCTACATCTCGCCGTGGCGCGCATGGCTGCGCAAGTTCCCGCAAGAGGATATCGACAGGGCCTTCGACCTGCTCGACATGGTGGGGCTTGCAGACTTCGCCCGTGCCCGTGCCGACGAACTCTCCGGGGGACAGCGCCAGCGCGTGGGCATCGCCCGTGCGGTCATGCAGGAGCCTCATATCCTTCTCGCCGACGAGCCCACCTCGTCGCTTGACCCGAAGACCTCTGTCGAAATCATGGAACTGTTGCGTGCCGTGGCCGAAAAGCGCGACATCCCCGTTCTGGTCAACATCCATGACGTTACGCTCGGACGACGTTTCTCCGACCGTGTCATCGGCATGTGCAAGGGTGAAGTGCTGTTCGACGACGTTCCGTCGGCCTTGCAGGACGACCACCTGAAGCAGATTTACGGTGGAGAGGAATGGCTGCAATGA
- the phnD gene encoding phosphate/phosphite/phosphonate ABC transporter substrate-binding protein has translation MSKKWLAALCMAATMFTASVAFADDCTNRGALDSNYCDENKDLVADTPKDAAKQKDPSTLVFTYTPVEDPAVYKDAFADFQAFLEKKTGKKVIYYTVQSNAAEVEAMRSGRLHIAGFSTGPTCYAVNLAGYVPIAVKGNADEFQGYRLLLIVRKDSPYQKLEDLKGKRVAHTSASSNSGNLAPRAIFPKLGLTPDKDYTVVYSGKHDQSILGVGYGDYDAAPVAGDVFKRMAEAGRINKDDFRVIWQSDVFPTSSFGYAHDLKPELVQKIKEAFAEYRFTPEMQKTFGGADRFFTVTYQKDWAIIRDIAEANGETFNQAGLEAVAKKEAEAAAKKKQ, from the coding sequence ATGTCCAAGAAATGGCTGGCTGCGCTCTGCATGGCCGCAACCATGTTCACCGCGTCCGTTGCCTTCGCTGACGACTGCACCAACCGCGGTGCGCTCGACTCGAACTACTGCGACGAGAACAAGGACCTTGTGGCCGACACGCCCAAGGATGCCGCGAAGCAGAAGGACCCCAGCACGCTGGTGTTTACCTACACCCCCGTCGAGGACCCGGCGGTCTACAAGGACGCTTTCGCCGATTTTCAGGCATTTCTCGAAAAGAAGACCGGTAAGAAGGTCATCTACTACACCGTGCAGTCCAACGCTGCCGAGGTGGAGGCCATGCGCTCGGGTCGTCTGCACATCGCAGGCTTCTCTACCGGCCCCACCTGCTACGCCGTCAACCTCGCGGGCTATGTGCCCATCGCCGTGAAGGGCAACGCCGACGAGTTCCAGGGCTACCGTCTGCTGCTCATCGTGCGCAAGGACAGCCCCTACCAGAAGCTGGAAGACCTTAAGGGCAAGCGCGTGGCGCATACCTCCGCTTCTTCCAACTCCGGCAACCTCGCCCCCCGCGCCATCTTCCCCAAGCTTGGTCTTACCCCCGACAAGGACTACACCGTGGTCTACTCGGGCAAGCATGACCAGTCCATTCTCGGCGTCGGCTACGGCGACTACGACGCCGCCCCGGTTGCTGGCGACGTGTTCAAGCGTATGGCCGAAGCCGGTCGTATCAACAAGGACGACTTCCGCGTCATCTGGCAGAGCGACGTGTTCCCCACTTCGTCGTTCGGCTATGCCCACGACCTGAAGCCCGAACTTGTCCAGAAGATCAAGGAAGCCTTCGCCGAGTACCGCTTCACGCCGGAAATGCAGAAGACCTTCGGTGGTGCCGACCGCTTCTTTACCGTCACCTATCAGAAGGACTGGGCCATCATACGCGATATCGCCGAAGCCAATGGCGAGACCTTCAACCAGGCTGGCCTCGAAGCCGTTGCGAAGAAGGAAGCCGAAGCCGCTGCCAAGAAGAAGCAGTAG